Proteins encoded together in one Gemmatimonadota bacterium DH-78 window:
- a CDS encoding Rho termination factor gives MPGRDHGPSIKDDDQYEALREEGMSKEKAARIANSGEEASKKGGSRPPYEEWTKDELYDRAREVGIDGRSDMDKSELISALRDH, from the coding sequence ATGCCGGGCAGGGACCACGGGCCATCGATCAAGGACGACGACCAGTACGAAGCCCTGCGCGAGGAGGGCATGAGCAAGGAGAAGGCGGCTCGGATCGCCAACTCCGGCGAGGAGGCCTCGAAGAAGGGCGGCAGCCGCCCCCCCTATGAGGAGTGGACGAAGGACGAGCTGTACGATCGGGCTCGGGAGGTCGGCATCGACGGGCGCAGCGACATGGACAAGTCGGAGCTGATCTCGGCCCTCCGCGACCACTGA